The sequence below is a genomic window from Neodiprion pinetum isolate iyNeoPine1 chromosome 7, iyNeoPine1.2, whole genome shotgun sequence.
ATTACTTATCTTATACCgggaggaaaaattaaaataacataTAACAAAGTGTATACACAAATTTCTAGGAAGGAACATAATAAGGGCTGTgtgaatgattaaaaaattatttcacagtCTGTACTCTGCTAGAAAACTAATCTATTCAAAATCGAAATTATAACGGTTGTGTAAAACTCGGTGACTGGACAATCTAGATCTTCGAAAACTGAAGACAACTTCTGGGCTGAAATCTGACGACGAAGTCGAATACTGTGAAAGTACAGTCTTTGGACAGTTTGGGCAAATATCATCTTTCCTgcatgaaagaaaaacaaaaaacaaggtTGTATTAAAGCATTTTTGTTGTAGGCATTTTACATCGTTGCTTCTAACAATGAGAAAGCTCAATTGGACTAGCaatgaagtaaaaaatcatacTATTATACTTTTCCATAATCTGTATACTGAATAcgtaattttcatcaaacatTTTGCCTTCACCTATTAGAATGCCTGGAGGCTCCCGAGTGGTTTACGTGTCTCCGACGAGACCAGACCTTGTGGAAGGGTCTTATCATCTGCATCACCTTGTCACAGCAGAGGCGAGACACCGCGCCACGATGATGCATCCTCTCCCAGAATTTGTCCTTTTGTGTGAAAAACAGGGACGGCGAACAACT
It includes:
- the LOC124223954 gene encoding speedy protein 1-A-like isoform X2, translating into MCIFKIVKTKLRYTHNNENNDELDDFLDADQCCRMADNYLIAMVFTYFLRAALRPEEYTKTNFFVALYLAHDMEEDQDDARVMIRDHIGLDEPEVSCSPSLFFTQKDKFWERMHHRGAVSRLCCDKVMQMIRPFHKVWSRRRHVNHSGASRHSNRKDDICPNCPKTVLSQYSTSSSDFSPEVVFSFRRSRLSSHRVLHNRYNFDFE